ATCAACAGGTGATTTCTGATTATCGGCTACATTGTCAGGGTTCCGCTGTACTTCGGTTGACGGATATTGTGCCCGTACCAACCATTCTCCCGGGAAATCACTCTGATCATTATCTGCCGGAAGAGACAAATCTTTGAAAACATCTGTAGAGAAATTATATCTTCTGAGATCCACAAAAGTTTCCGGATTCAGGAAATTGGCGATATATTTCTGCCACATAATATCTTCCAATTTCAGATTGTCGGCTCCCATAGCTACTGAAGGATCGGCCAAATAATCGGTTCCGTTCACTCCCAGTTTAGCCATGTTGGCAGCAATACCGGCTAAATAAGCATCATAACCGGCTTGTGTAGTACCTACACTGGTGGTTGTTCCGCCATTGGCCAGAAATTCGGCTTCTGCTTTGATGAACAAAGCTTCAGAATACGAAATAATCACAATCGGCGCTGTGGCATTGGTATAATAACCCTCTTCGCGAAAATCGGTATTTGCCTGACTTCCGTCACCAGAGACACCATAACCGCCACTCACATAACCTTTATACACATCGCTTCCATCATCGGTTTCAGCATAAACCGGAAGACGCGGGTCCATTGTGACCACACCGCCTGTAAACGGATAGGATGTACCATCCATGTAAGAAACCAGCTGGTCGCAAATCACATCATGTGCATTACCGGTATGTTTGGCCAGAACTTCTCTTGAGTACCAAGGATTAAGATGTTTTGTATCAAAAAACATTTGGAAATCATCATCATTGGAAGTAAAGCCTTTGGCAATAGCATCCAAAGCTTTCTGGGCGGCTTGTGCTGCTCCCAATTTATTGACAAGATGTAAAGCATAACGGGCCTTTAAGGTATAAGCAGCTTTTAACCATTTACTGACATCTCCATGATAAATCAAATCCGTTTTATCATCAATGGTGTAACCTGAATTATCCGGAGCTTCCAACTCGGTAATAGCCGCATCAAGAAGCGAAAAGATATCGTTATAAATAGCTTCCTGAGAATCGAATCCCGGAGTAAAATTATCAGAAGCTTTTGCAGCCTGCGAATAAGGAATATTCTCATAGCTATCGGTAGCCAGACCAATATTGATCGCTGTCAAGATCCGGGCTATCGCATCAAAATGAGTAGCATTTACTGCTGAAGCTTTTTGAAAAATTGTTTTCAGGTTAGGTAAAATGTACAAATAAACATTACTCCAGGTTCCGGAGATTGTAGTTGTACCAGCAGCACCTCCACCCTGGTAAACAAAATTTTGGGAATAGTTTCCGAAAATTCTTTCCGCATCATACTGGGCATAAATGGTATGATAAATAACAGGCGCCAGCAAATCGTTCATCCGAAGCTGATCGGCACTTACGGCAGAGGTAGGGGTATTCACATCAAAGTAGTCTTTACCGCAACTGGTAACCAATACGGTAAGAAAGACAACAGCGATTGTTTTTAGTATATTTTTCATATCTCTCATTTTTTAAAATTGAAATTTAATACCGAAGGTATAACTCTGACTCAACGGTACCGTTAAACCGGTGTAACCGTAAATGTTTGTAGCAGCACCAAAATAGTTGGCTTCGGGATCAAATCCGTCAAACGGAGTCCAGATAATGATATTATGCGCATTGGCAAACACATCAAAGCTCCGGATATGATTCAGATGGAAACGGTAAGTAATACCAATGGTTCTGAGTTTTACCCAAGAAGCATCTTTCAACAGCACTTCAGCGGCATTGTTGTAGTTGTTCCAGTCTCTGTAGTAGCTGTTAGCCGTAATCTCCAACGGAATATCATTGGGTTTGTAACCACCGTTTCCGTCGTCGGTAACCCCTTCCAGAACCCGTTCCTGATCACGGAATTCGGTTTCAAGCAGGTTTCCGTTCCGCAGGGCATTACGATATCCTTTATCATAAACATCGCCGCCGTTTTTCCATTCAATCAGGAAATTAAAGCTGAGATTTTTCCAGGTGAAGTTTGATCCGACAGAGGCAACGAAATCAGGGAATGCATTTCCAACTTTCACCATTTGGTTTCCATTGGTATAGAAATAACCATCGTTTTTATCTCCGGTGATCATCCATTTTCCGGCAGAACTTCCTGATGAAATAACATAACGTTGACCATCAACGGTTTTAAATACCCAACCATACAGTGAGCCAATTTCATCACCCACTTTGGCTTTGGAAGTAATCCGGTCGCTAAAGAAAACAATTTCATCCAAATCGGGAGGTAAAGCTTCTACCCGGCCTTTATTGGTAGACCAGTTCACATAAATTTCCCATTTAATGTTGTTGTTCCGGATGACATCACCACTAACCATCACTTCATGTCCCCAGGTTTTATAGTCACCGGCATTTCTCACCACGCCAGAGAGTCCTGAAGAATAAGCTGTTCCCACCGTAAAGATTTGATCTTTTACGTTGGTGGTATAATAAGAATAGTCAACCCGCAACCGGTTTCTGAAGAAATGCAAGTTGGTACCTACTTCAAAGCTGTTATCTCTTTCCGGTTTGATATTCAAGTCTCCAGAAGTGGTACTCGCACGATATCCACCTGCGGCTCCAAACGGGAAGTCCGGGTCCGGAATATAATAATGACCAATTTGTCCGAAACGCGGGCCTTTACCTACCTGAGCCCAGGAGATTCTGATTTTACCAAAGGTAAACACTTTACTGTTTTTGAAGAAATCTTCGGTAAACACATACGAACCACTTACCGAAGGATAGAAGAATGAACGGTTTCCTTCAGGCATGGTAGAAACCCAGTCATTACGACCGGTGGTATTCACAAATAATTTGTTTTTGTAACCCAATTGCAAGGAGTAGAATACCCCCACATTCCGTTCGTCAGTTACACTGGCTCCGGCAAAGGTATTAATGGTATTGCTCAAATCATTAATTCCAGGAACATTCAATCCTTCACCACGGATGTAATAGTAATTTCTTTGCCGGTCAGAAACCTGATTACCCAGAGTTAAACTGGTATTAAAATCTTTTGTCCAGTTATGGTTGAAATGGAGCAACAGATCGGATTCCAAACCGGTGTAAAAAATATTTTCATCTACAATAAAACCATGTACCTGTGATCCAACATCCAAATCGGGTGGAACAAAACGGTTTCTCCGGTCAGAATAATTATCTACCTGGAAAGAATAAGTTGCAGACATCCATTTATAAGGTTGCCAATTTACATTGATATTGGCAATCCAACGATTCAGATGACTTTGCAAGTTACTCTTTTCAAGGAAATAACGCGGGTTATCAATAATTCCGTTAGTATAGTTTTTTTCTGTACCATCCGGATATTCATAATCGTTAATCGGGAAAGTAGCCGACCAGTAAGACAACGAGCTAAATACCGATTTATCCCCGCTATTAGCCTGTTTTGAAAAGGTTTTGG
The sequence above is drawn from the Candidatus Sulfidibacterium hydrothermale genome and encodes:
- a CDS encoding SusD/RagB family nutrient-binding outer membrane lipoprotein — protein: MKNILKTIAVVFLTVLVTSCGKDYFDVNTPTSAVSADQLRMNDLLAPVIYHTIYAQYDAERIFGNYSQNFVYQGGGAAGTTTISGTWSNVYLYILPNLKTIFQKASAVNATHFDAIARILTAINIGLATDSYENIPYSQAAKASDNFTPGFDSQEAIYNDIFSLLDAAITELEAPDNSGYTIDDKTDLIYHGDVSKWLKAAYTLKARYALHLVNKLGAAQAAQKALDAIAKGFTSNDDDFQMFFDTKHLNPWYSREVLAKHTGNAHDVICDQLVSYMDGTSYPFTGGVVTMDPRLPVYAETDDGSDVYKGYVSGGYGVSGDGSQANTDFREEGYYTNATAPIVIISYSEALFIKAEAEFLANGGTTTSVGTTQAGYDAYLAGIAANMAKLGVNGTDYLADPSVAMGADNLKLEDIMWQKYIANFLNPETFVDLRRYNFSTDVFKDLSLPADNDQSDFPGEWLVRAQYPSTEVQRNPDNVADNQKSPVDPLWWMN
- a CDS encoding SusC/RagA family TonB-linked outer membrane protein — encoded protein: MKKVYRFLFLTIMFISASQLLLAQTQVVKGVVKDNTGVGLPGVNIRVKGTTIGTTTDLDGKYKIHAANGSILVFSFVGYDTKEVKVTGPTLNVVLQESVKKLNEVVVTAFGIKKETRALGYSVTQIKPKDVDIAGQTDAVAALQGKVPGLQISQTGGSAGGGVDILIRGITSIDPGRSNQPLIIVDGMPIDNSTFAGNVLPSAGSNATGSNEQFDFASRVGDLNPDDIASYSVLKGAAATALYGVRAANGAIVITTKKGKKGAPKINLTMNTTFRKVVKTPSLQETYREGNRTTKIPGAVIDPDAPGGYLRPGSFAFYSWGVPFSQDWFIMPSGDSIDLRHDAFHDPYELFKTGINTQLNFNISGASDRFNYFFSSNWTTDNGVLPNTYYDKKTFRVNAGYKLLKNLQFNTSISYTKTFSKQANSGDKSVFSSLSYWSATFPINDYEYPDGTEKNYTNGIIDNPRYFLEKSNLQSHLNRWIANINVNWQPYKWMSATYSFQVDNYSDRRNRFVPPDLDVGSQVHGFIVDENIFYTGLESDLLLHFNHNWTKDFNTSLTLGNQVSDRQRNYYYIRGEGLNVPGINDLSNTINTFAGASVTDERNVGVFYSLQLGYKNKLFVNTTGRNDWVSTMPEGNRSFFYPSVSGSYVFTEDFFKNSKVFTFGKIRISWAQVGKGPRFGQIGHYYIPDPDFPFGAAGGYRASTTSGDLNIKPERDNSFEVGTNLHFFRNRLRVDYSYYTTNVKDQIFTVGTAYSSGLSGVVRNAGDYKTWGHEVMVSGDVIRNNNIKWEIYVNWSTNKGRVEALPPDLDEIVFFSDRITSKAKVGDEIGSLYGWVFKTVDGQRYVISSGSSAGKWMITGDKNDGYFYTNGNQMVKVGNAFPDFVASVGSNFTWKNLSFNFLIEWKNGGDVYDKGYRNALRNGNLLETEFRDQERVLEGVTDDGNGGYKPNDIPLEITANSYYRDWNNYNNAAEVLLKDASWVKLRTIGITYRFHLNHIRSFDVFANAHNIIIWTPFDGFDPEANYFGAATNIYGYTGLTVPLSQSYTFGIKFQF